A section of the Clostridium felsineum DSM 794 genome encodes:
- a CDS encoding YgiQ family radical SAM protein yields the protein MKLCKEFLPINKEDLKKRNIDQLDFVIVSGDAYVDHPSFGTAIIGRTLEAQGFTVGVIAQPNWHNCEDFKKLGKPKYGFLVNSGNIDSMVNHYTAAKKTRHEDLYSPGGEAGHRPDRALIVYCNRIREAYKDTAIAIGGIEASLRRFAHYDYWDNKVRRSILVDSKADLLMYGMGEKTVIQIADLLKYGANIKNITTVRGTCYLTHDISNIKDAVTIPSFEDASTDKNAYGEAYKLEYYEQDSINGRTIIQKHGDRYLVQNPPQENLTQEEMDLTYNLPYTRTYHPIYEAKGGIPAIQEVKFSITSHRGCFGSCSFCALTFHQGRVIQNRSQESIIDEAKLLTTLSDFKGYIHDIGGPTANFRHKACKKQIEHGTCKNRQCMFPAPCKNLIIDHTEYLSLLKKVRKLPGIKKVFIRSGIRYDYLIHDKNDAFFKELCEHHISGQLKVAPEHVVPRVLNQMGKPTREVYDTFVNKYFQINKKLDKKQFLVPYLMSSHPGCDLNAAIDLALYIKEMGYTPEQVQDFYPTPGSLSTTMYYTGFNPITGEKLYIPKTPEEKEMQRALIQFAVPKNYQKVKKALIKAHREDLIGNDKSCLIGFAPKKIGYQGKHKNTSKKAPENEGKNINAASNRKSKDQSKTQLSNSRNTKPSRKSGNKKRRVH from the coding sequence ATGAAACTTTGCAAGGAATTTTTACCTATTAATAAAGAAGATTTAAAAAAAAGAAATATTGATCAGCTAGATTTTGTTATTGTTTCAGGTGATGCGTATGTAGATCATCCTTCCTTTGGAACTGCTATTATAGGTAGAACACTTGAAGCACAAGGCTTTACCGTTGGAGTTATAGCTCAGCCTAACTGGCATAACTGTGAAGACTTCAAAAAACTTGGTAAGCCTAAATATGGATTTTTAGTTAACTCAGGAAATATAGATTCTATGGTTAATCATTATACTGCTGCAAAGAAGACAAGACACGAAGATTTATACTCTCCTGGCGGTGAAGCAGGACATAGACCAGACAGAGCTCTTATTGTTTACTGTAATAGAATACGTGAAGCTTATAAAGATACTGCAATTGCAATCGGTGGAATAGAAGCAAGTCTTAGACGTTTTGCTCATTATGATTATTGGGATAATAAGGTGCGCCGCAGCATTCTTGTAGATTCAAAGGCTGACTTACTAATGTACGGCATGGGTGAAAAAACTGTTATCCAAATTGCGGACTTATTAAAATATGGAGCTAACATAAAAAATATCACTACTGTTCGTGGAACCTGTTATTTAACTCATGATATATCTAACATAAAAGATGCTGTTACTATTCCATCCTTTGAAGATGCATCAACTGATAAAAATGCCTATGGAGAAGCTTACAAATTAGAATATTATGAGCAGGATTCCATAAATGGAAGAACTATAATTCAAAAGCATGGCGATAGATATTTAGTCCAAAATCCGCCTCAAGAAAATTTAACTCAGGAAGAAATGGATTTAACCTATAACCTGCCATATACCAGAACATATCATCCAATATATGAAGCTAAGGGCGGAATACCAGCAATACAGGAAGTTAAATTTTCAATAACAAGCCATAGAGGCTGCTTTGGTTCATGTTCTTTTTGTGCCTTAACCTTTCATCAAGGAAGAGTTATTCAAAATAGAAGTCAGGAATCAATAATTGATGAAGCAAAGCTTTTAACTACTCTTTCTGATTTTAAAGGATATATTCACGATATTGGTGGCCCTACTGCAAACTTTAGACATAAAGCCTGCAAAAAGCAAATAGAGCACGGAACTTGTAAAAATAGACAATGTATGTTTCCTGCCCCTTGTAAAAACTTAATAATAGATCATACAGAATATCTTTCCCTGTTAAAAAAGGTTAGGAAGCTTCCTGGCATAAAAAAAGTATTTATTCGTTCAGGAATTAGATATGATTATTTGATACATGATAAAAATGATGCGTTTTTCAAAGAATTATGTGAACATCATATTAGCGGCCAGTTAAAGGTTGCTCCAGAGCATGTTGTTCCAAGAGTGTTAAATCAAATGGGAAAACCTACAAGAGAAGTTTATGATACATTTGTTAATAAATATTTTCAAATAAATAAAAAATTAGATAAAAAACAATTTTTAGTGCCTTATTTAATGTCTTCCCACCCTGGTTGTGACTTAAATGCTGCTATAGATCTTGCATTATATATAAAAGAAATGGGATATACACCAGAGCAGGTACAAGACTTCTACCCAACCCCTGGTAGTTTATCAACTACTATGTATTACACTGGTTTTAATCCTATAACTGGTGAAAAACTTTATATTCCAAAAACACCAGAAGAAAAGGAAATGCAAAGAGCCTTAATACAATTTGCTGTACCTAAAAATTATCAAAAGGTTAAAAAGGCTTTAATAAAAGCTCATAGAGAAGACTTAATTGGTAACGACAAAAGCTGTTTAATAGGCTTTGCTCCAAAAAAGATAGGCTATCAAGGTAAGCATAAAAATACTTCTAAGAAAGCTCCT